GATAAACTCGGCGAATGGTATACGATAGGAGAAACCGCATTGACGGGCCTTTGCTGTATCCAAAACCGCCATAGCTCTTAGCTGCTGCTTAACAACTTCGCTTTGGAAGCCGCGGGGGTTATCATTCAAGTCCGTTCTGATGCACCTAACGAAATGTATTCCACCACTAGCTGACAGTTGTTTCAGAATTTCCAAGCTAGTCACTCTGTAGGTAGCAGCTGCTGTCCTCATTCGACGTACTTGTGAGTATTGGCCCTTGGACACAGTATTGAATTTCTGAAATAGTTTTATGGTTTCATGGATTAGGTCGCCGGATTAACCTATGTTCTTATTCCTCTATTTACTGTTTACTGCgattatatctatatcaatTTAAGAACTAGTTTTACGTACCCGagctttaatattttccatttctTTTTGTGATTTTGTTCTATTTCCAGAAGATTCACACGGGGCTAGAGTGAGATTGCCAGTTTTAGTGAGCCTGTTTTTGAACAGTTGCTGCATTGTTGCATTAGTGGAAACTCGCATTGTCTCGATCATTTCAGGAGGCAAGAAATCTTTATTCTTATCAGCCATCTCCCTAGTGTCATAGTTGACTTTACCAGTGTAATGAGCTACACTGAATTCGTGACTTCCAGCCATTTTTACGTATGGACCTTTGCATGATGCTCGGATGGTaccttgaaaatatttcatttgaatacattttgtacCCCATCAtcattaaatagtttaattgtaAGCTACTTACTCATTATAAATTCCTGTCCACTGCCAGTGCGGCTCGCTTCATCTAGGATGTAAAAAATGCCATGTGGTTTTGCCATGAGTTGATCAAccgaatttttattatcataataatgaaGAGGTAATACTGGCACTTCTTCCTCCTCTTCTTCTTGCATCTCCCACGCAAATATCTTCTGATTGTAAAGAAACTGCAATTGTTCATTAGTTGTATTCACTAGTAGCTGTTCCAATCGATTCCTATGGTAGCATTCGAAACCAAACATGTCAATAAGGCTGACGGAATATTTGTCTCCACTGAAACAAGTAGAATATAGATATTGAAACCAGCGGTTAAACGcaaaggtaaaataaatattataaatgtgaactTACAAGACTGATCGCATAAATGATAACTTTGCATTGATAAGATTTATCATCCAGTCAATTAGCCTTTTATATAGAGTACTTGCCAGTGTATCTCTAGCATCTCTCGCTTCATCGGTAGAGTGCTTCCTTTTAACAGCAGAGCCATTCTCTATTAAACAGTAGTTAAGTAGAGCCCACAAAAATTTAACTTCATCTAAGGACAGTAACTTTGCAACCTTTTTAGCTTCATCTGGATTTTCTATTTCGGCAGAACCATTTTTTCCATCCCTGAATCTTACATTTCCAAGTACGAGTATCGCTGCTAATACAGTctcgaaaaattttatttcgtcaTCTTGCCAAtccaacatttttaaatattcaacgaTGTCTTTGTATCGCTTCACATTATCCTTTGAATTTTCACGTGCGCCTTGAACTCCCCTGACTGATTCGTCTAAAATTCTCAAATATCGATGTTTTCTATTCTTCTCCAGGCTGAATTCACTCAATTTTTCTTCAGCTTCCTTCGCATCATAGAAGTAATAGATAATGTTGAAATTGGCATGTGACCTGTAAATTACAGTGATTACATTTACTTGATACTCGTTTAtgtgtgatattttaatttcaaagttaATGCAACTTACATATCAGTAGATGACACCCTCCATTTTTCGAGTTGATATAACCAAAAAATAGCACCACTTAATTTACTTGAGCTTCCGTAAGTCACTTGTATGTGGAAAATTCCACGTGTAGAGTTAGAATGTATTGGAGTTGCTGCACTAATGCAGGCTAGAATGACTGttgttgcattttttattctttcagcTGTGTTATTTTTCATAGCGCCCAAATAAGTTAAGTGAGACAGTGCATGATAAACATTTGTTGTTTTGCCAGATTTACTTTCTCCAGAGAACACAATATACTGCTGTTCATTGTGATGTAAAGCATTTTGATAAGCACTATCCGCAACGGCAAAGATGTGGGGTTCATTATCAGACCTTGATTtgcattcatattttttgtgatactgaaataatgttgaacatgttatttatatattaattgtctTTAAATACCATATTATTAAGACGAACTTATGTTACTTTACCTCTTCGTTGTAAATATCATCAGAGGAATTTGGATTTAGGATGAGTAATATATCTCCAATGAAAGACATGAAGGAACCCTTTtctaattttgtatgaatttctGTCAGAATATTTTCTTCAGATAAGTATTCTAATGCCGCCAAGTCTTCTACTTGCATTGTTTCTGGTTCGTGTCTTCCTTGAGTAATGAGAAGACTATCTTTAATGATACGTTCAGGTTTTTTTGGCGGTAGTTCCTTTTCTTGAAGATCATTAGCTAACATTTTTATCTCAGTGGATAGCTGTAACATATGTGCAATTTTTATGCATAGGTACAAGGAAGTAtgttcttgtgtttgatttaatttctaaacgtacAAGGAAGtttgttaaaatgaaaataaccaTTTACTTACATGAAAATCATTTTCTGGGACGGATTGAATAAAAGGATGTTCTTCTAACTCCATAATAAAGGGCCGATGCTCCGGATTTTTTTCAAGgcatctaaaataaaaatgttgttaagtatcttaattttatttgtggtGTAATTGGTATAAGGTGTACTTACTCGttgataaaatcattaatgTCATTGGATGACATAGCTGGTTTTGCAACACCTGGCGGAGGATTTCTGACGATTTGGAACAACGCTCCGGTGGGATGCATGTCTTCGAAAGGAGCTTTACCGTCAACCATTTCAATTGTAGTAATGCCGAGTGCCCAGACGTCAGCTCTGTTATCATAACCTTCTTCACCTCCAATTACAACCTCTGGCGCCATCCAGCTTGGCGAGCCAATATAAGATGTAGTTTTATCAAGAGCATCATTAAGTTTGCACGACAATGCAAAATCgcagatttttatttcaccattgCTTTTTATCAATATGTTGCTAGCTCTTATATTGCGGTGCATGACTTTATTTTCGTGCAGATAAACGAGTGCCtaaaaattagatttaaactcattttttaaataacaatcataAAGTTGGTGAaacaagtataatataattaatcataatataattaactacaACGCCATGATATCCAGTACTGAAAAGAacattaaattcttatttaaaaaatgttaaagatGACTGCATTGTGTTAAAGAGATTGAGCCAATAGCGAGAGAAAAGCTTTGACTTGGAGTGATGGAGTGACCGCCCTAACAAATGGCCTGTGACGCCTCAATGACGCTACCATCAAAGTCACTCAGTGGCCCACGCCCATGTGATTCATTGGGAGCTATTTGCATACATATCAGGCAGGCCTGTCGCAGGTCTTGTCTGATACATCAGTCGGTTAATGCGTTTGTTACTCGTAATAGGGTTGCCTCTATACACAAGAGCGATACGTTATATAGagactttattataaagtgaAAGACAATTTATAGATATGATACGTAATGTAATGATGACCATCACGCGTGGAATGATTTTTATCTGCAAATACGTATTCGATATTATCTTATGTTTTAATACGGAACTATATCGCAATGGGTTTCGTGAAAAAAATAGTGCTGTCTAGAAACAAGACCTAGAATGGATTTTGCTGGGCAAACATAAATACGTTTTGTACTAAGATAAGATAGTCAATACATAATCGATATGAAGAATACACTCGACACGACGTAAATGAGGCATCGCGTATTGAGGACCAAGTGGCTTACATAAAGATAATATCCATTTAAACTGCTCTAATTCAGCCAGAGCTCTAAATATCGTTCCGCGTTAGGGATTCCAGGCTGTATATCTAAGGGTGTAAGAGAGTCTGTGTGTCAGTGGGAACGGGTCTGAGGGATCTTGGGCTACCGCAGCTCAGGCCCGTATATCTTCTGTGTGCGAGCATTATTTACGATAATTGAGCGATGCTCCGCGATGGGGGGCCATCACGGTGTTGTCGGGCTCAGACATTCACATCGACAACTTCGACCGTTGCGTTGCGAATCACATCAAATAAAGCGGCGTGTATTTTAAGTAATGGCCATAGATAGTATTTTAGTACGTGGACGGTCGcggtaatattttatctgatGTCACGCAAGTAACAATCGGAGAGCACAGATCCGAGAACAATTGAGTTTGCATTCAAAGTAAGCACCAATTGATTCACTCGCTGAAAGCTCGACTGGCAGGccctttgttttataaacagcCATCCACTTGCATGTGACGAACGACATGTTTATAGACATTCGGATGTGGGCTTACCTTGATCGTATATTTGAGGATGTAAGCGATGTGTTCCTCGGACATTTTTTTGTCCGCCGCTTTCAATTTTCTGACAATGTCGATGACAGATCCGAATTCGCAAATCTGGAAGAAACGACGCATTATGCCTCATACGGGGAAATATACGGGCGATTCGTAGCATTctgataacataatttatattgtattgaattgCGGACTTACCTCGACAACGAACCATATTTTCTTAGAGTATTCAGAACGTTCACAGAACACGCCGTAAAAGTCAATAATGTTGGGATGTTTAGTGAAATCCcttaagattttatattcatcTTGAATGTGTTGTTCTTTAGAATCAGTTAAGCTAATGACTTTTACAGCCACAGCTTTGCCAGCAGCTTGATCGTCGGTCGCTTGAAACACTTTCCCAAATATTCCAGATCCGAGTTTCTTTTCGATTTTATAGCGGTCATGTGGACTCGCCAAGGACGATATATTCAATCCATCCCTCATCTTTACTTCATACATAACAACTGGTTTAATTTCA
The Zerene cesonia ecotype Mississippi chromosome 1, Zerene_cesonia_1.1, whole genome shotgun sequence DNA segment above includes these coding regions:
- the LOC119830102 gene encoding neither inactivation nor afterpotential protein C isoform X2; amino-acid sequence: MYEVKMRDGLNISSLASPHDRYKIEKKLGSGIFGKVFQATDDQAAGKAVAVKVISLTDSKEQHIQDEYKILRDFTKHPNIIDFYGVFCERSEYSKKIWFVVEICEFGSVIDIVRKLKAADKKMSEEHIAYILKYTIKALVYLHENKVMHRNIRASNILIKSNGEIKICDFALSCKLNDALDKTTSYIGSPSWMAPEVVIGGEEGYDNRADVWALGITTIEMVDGKAPFEDMHPTGALFQIVRNPPPGVAKPAMSSNDINDFINECLEKNPEHRPFIMELEEHPFIQSVPENDFHLSTEIKMLANDLQEKELPPKKPERIIKDSLLITQGRHEPETMQVEDLAALEYLSEENILTEIHTKLEKGSFMSFIGDILLILNPNSSDDIYNEEYHKKYECKSRSDNEPHIFAVADSAYQNALHHNEQQYIVFSGESKSGKTTNVYHALSHLTYLGAMKNNTAERIKNATTVILACISAATPIHSNSTRGIFHIQVTYGSSSKLSGAIFWLYQLEKWRVSSTDMSHANFNIIYYFYDAKEAEEKLSEFSLEKNRKHRYLRILDESVRGVQGARENSKDNVKRYKDIVEYLKMLDWQDDEIKFFETVLAAILVLGNVRFRDGKNGSAEIENPDEAKKVAKLLSLDEVKFLWALLNYCLIENGSAVKRKHSTDEARDARDTLASTLYKRLIDWMINLINAKLSFMRSVFGDKYSVSLIDMFGFECYHRNRLEQLLVNTTNEQLQFLYNQKIFAWEMQEEEEEEVPVLPLHYYDNKNSVDQLMAKPHGIFYILDEASRTGSGQEFIMSTIRASCKGPYVKMAGSHEFSVAHYTGKVNYDTREMADKNKDFLPPEMIETMRVSTNATMQQLFKNRLTKTGNLTLAPCESSGNRTKSQKEMENIKARKFNTVSKGQYSQVRRMRTAAATYRVTSLEILKQLSASGGIHFVRCIRTDLNDNPRGFQSEVVKQQLRAMAVLDTAKARQCGFSYRIPFAEFIRRYRFLAFDFDENVDETKDNCRLLLIRLKMEGWELGKSKVFLKYYNEEFLSRLYETQVKKIVKVQSMMRAFLAKRKAVQNKSKVMHIKELKKQKSAAMNDEEAALVIQKAYRGFVVRKAYGPLVNKSTGQIDEETSSFLKRFARKWKSRSLFQVLLQYRAVRYQDLVNLSQQIHIYNQALVEGLLNTNSSVLLERIDPHAKKNFLGDPRPAVWKLPFRLDEIQYFDTSHMCDPKVKSNSSGSTTSRTTSTQTLLSVPFCRDPTQPMPKLPDEPKRVEYSPNRPVVYKKKYVTSPQKFYQPPTPWASNMDEDSDNMHRRRASYGVDSEACDPIRELQALAKSSGEGNDDDNPPFNFQAMLKKTPKNRASMKRYGEMEDMLERKQAPPKRLIAPMGQTNAYGPRRSETAGDLTYNAKSPPPTPTSPQGRHKVYSYEDPVSRSKNNQNYIDNRDETKVEIAPGISVEGTVTDL
- the LOC119830102 gene encoding neither inactivation nor afterpotential protein C isoform X1 codes for the protein MYEVKMRDGLNISSLASPHDRYKIEKKLGSGIFGKVFQATDDQAAGKAVAVKVISLTDSKEQHIQDEYKILRDFTKHPNIIDFYGVFCERSEYSKKIWFVVEICEFGSVIDIVRKLKAADKKMSEEHIAYILKYTIKALVYLHENKVMHRNIRASNILIKSNGEIKICDFALSCKLNDALDKTTSYIGSPSWMAPEVVIGGEEGYDNRADVWALGITTIEMVDGKAPFEDMHPTGALFQIVRNPPPGVAKPAMSSNDINDFINECLEKNPEHRPFIMELEEHPFIQSVPENDFHLSTEIKMLANDLQEKELPPKKPERIIKDSLLITQGRHEPETMQVEDLAALEYLSEENILTEIHTKLEKGSFMSFIGDILLILNPNSSDDIYNEEYHKKYECKSRSDNEPHIFAVADSAYQNALHHNEQQYIVFSGESKSGKTTNVYHALSHLTYLGAMKNNTAERIKNATTVILACISAATPIHSNSTRGIFHIQVTYGSSSKLSGAIFWLYQLEKWRVSSTDMSHANFNIIYYFYDAKEAEEKLSEFSLEKNRKHRYLRILDESVRGVQGARENSKDNVKRYKDIVEYLKMLDWQDDEIKFFETVLAAILVLGNVRFRDGKNGSAEIENPDEAKKVAKLLSLDEVKFLWALLNYCLIENGSAVKRKHSTDEARDARDTLASTLYKRLIDWMINLINAKLSFMRSVFGDKYSVSLIDMFGFECYHRNRLEQLLVNTTNEQLQFLYNQKIFAWEMQEEEEEEVPVLPLHYYDNKNSVDQLMAKPHGIFYILDEASRTGSGQEFIMSTIRASCKGPYVKMAGSHEFSVAHYTGKVNYDTREMADKNKDFLPPEMIETMRVSTNATMQQLFKNRLTKTGNLTLAPCESSGNRTKSQKEMENIKARKFNTVSKGQYSQVRRMRTAAATYRVTSLEILKQLSASGGIHFVRCIRTDLNDNPRGFQSEVVKQQLRAMAVLDTAKARQCGFSYRIPFAEFIRRYRFLAFDFDENVDETKDNCRLLLIRLKMEGWELGKSKVFLKYYNEEFLSRLYETQVKKIVKVQSMMRAFLAKRKAVQNKSKVMHIKELKKQKSAAMNDEEAALVIQKAYRGFVVRKAYGPLVNKSTGQIDEETSSFLKRFARKWKSRSLFQVLLQYRAVRYQDLVNLSQQIHIYNQALVEGLLNTNSSVLLERIDPHAKKNFLGDPRPAVWKLPFRLDEIQYFDTSHMCDPKVKSNDTFASQYDSDHEQWDEPFKHRFSSSGSTTSRTTSTQTLLSVPFCRDPTQPMPKLPDEPKRVEYSPNRPVVYKKKYVTSPQKFYQPPTPWASNMDEDSDNMHRRRASYGVDSEACDPIRELQALAKSSGEGNDDDNPPFNFQAMLKKTPKNRASMKRYGEMEDMLERKQAPPKRLIAPMGQTNAYGPRRSETAGDLTYNAKSPPPTPTSPQGRHKVYSYEDPVSRSKNNQNYIDNRDETKVEIAPGISVEGTVTDL